A DNA window from Drosophila pseudoobscura strain MV-25-SWS-2005 chromosome 2, UCI_Dpse_MV25, whole genome shotgun sequence contains the following coding sequences:
- the LOC4802693 gene encoding circadian clock-controlled protein-like → MSQHWSSNCNSCASRLLTVIFVVQLVNVVLVHASNQIDVESDLRHLLGHCHSQGEEYNDCMKQVFNDLRAYFTTGIPDYHIKPFDPHHSDYVELRRGDGVHGIGSFRLVLRNVSEYGWSKSEVTKFHADAEDQRIVYAQYFPDKSLEGQYEFSGKLLGTEIKRRGPWNLTLYDYSQTTSVVRVGGPGSLLKIHVEVDRIGGMELHIGDLLKHPLNSLADGVINSMWQLGLPFVKPMINELVSTAFTDIFNESFRYFPLESFLSAT, encoded by the exons ATGTCGCAACACTGGTCCTCAAACTGTAACAGCTGTGCGAGCCGCCTTTTGACGGTGATTTTTGTGGTTCAGCTGGTGAATGTTGTGCTGGTGCATGCCTCGAACCAAATTGACGTGGAATCAGATCTGCGGCACTTGCTGGgacactgccacagccagggTGAGGAGTACAATGATTGCATGAAGCAGGTTTTTAACGATCTGCGGGCGTACTTCACAACAG GCATACCCGATTATCACATAAAACCCTTTGATCCCCATCATTCTGACTATGTGGAACTGCGGCGAGGCGACGGGGTCCATGGAATCGGCAGCTTTCGCCTCGTTTTGCGCAATGTTTCCGAGTACGGCTGGTCCAAGTCCGAGGTGACCAAGTTCCATGCGGATGCCGAAGATCAGCGCATTGTCTATGCGCAATATTTCCCCGACAAAAGCCTGGAGGGTCAGTACGAGTTCTCCGGCAAGCTGCTGGGCACAGAGATCAAGCGTCGCGGTCCCTGGAATCTCACTCTCTATGATTACAG TCAGACCACCAGTGTAGTACGCGTGGGCGGACCGGGCTCTCTTCTCAAAATCCATGTGGAAGTCGATCGCATTGGCGGCATGGAACTGCACATTGGGGACCTTCTTAAGCACCCTCTCAACTCTCTGGCCGATGGGGTCATCAACAGCATGTGGCAGCTGGGGCTGCCTTTTGTCAAGCCCATGATCAATGAGCTGGTGAGCACTGCCTTCACGGACATCTTTAACGAATCCTTTCGTTACTTTCCCCTCGAGAGTTTCCTGAGTGCAACCTGA